The genomic interval AatattgaaagctttgaagCGGAATTGgataataaacttatttattatttacatatttattaaactttttcgtaatgtttatttttatatcatttaataattatcatgtatttttttagagtttgatccaaaatcaagttttacttACGTTGATGAGGAGTAACTCAAGGCTTATGATTTGCATGAtggtatgtttttcattttcactcttttgttaGAGAAACTAAACCACTTTGTGTTGACTTGGATTATTTGATGTGCTATTATTGATTTGATgttagactttttcataatgtCAGATATAGAGGAAGAGATGGAAAGCTGCTGTTATTTGATTGTTGGATGCTCTTCAATCTTTTATCTATTAAcgttcatatttttgtaatttagatagttttgtaatagatggcttatgttcatatttttggataaaGTCCATCCAAGGGCTCCTTGTTTTTGATGTCTTTGCATATGCTTCTTTTTAATTCACATCATGCCTTTGCACCTTTACTTCTTTTCTTGGAAGAATTaatattctagttttttttggtttctttttttatttttttcattggtttatgtcaatatttttttgatgtctTTTGAGATCTTAGTGAACCTGTTTTGCATGCTATATTATGCTATATTCCTTCCATTAAGCTGTAACTTAAAACAGGtcactaacaaaaaaaaaaaaaaagagacccGACCCGCACAGTATTGGGTCGGGTCGGACTGGGTTGGCGAGCAAACAGTACCAGGTTGGGTCAGACCGGGCCCAGACCCGATTGGATGgcatcgggttgcagccctacttGGCGCATCTTTAATGCCCAAGTTAGAGATTTATATGTATTACCTTGCAATGagggataaaaaaaagttacctTGAACTGCTAACGCTGACCCTTTTGTATAGATGCATATTATTGCTAATAAAGATAGTTCAATACTTTTTCTAAATCTCAGAGACTCGACTATCAAATTCTCAAGATTTGCTTTAGGAAGAAAATGATTAACATATCGAGGATAAGCATATCAAATATCTCATTGTTTCCTTAAGGGTAAATATCTTTGATTGGCGTAAGtacttatcatatatattaatctcatTATTAGGGGGTACGATCTCATGGTGGCGAGTGTATGGTATATCTGCAGCTTTCTAACTCGTTGTGCCCGTCTATATGGGCCTCTTACTCGGTATAATTAGGCTTGTTTATCAAAGATAAAAGAGTCTCTTCATGAATACATACCTAATATTaggccaaaaataaaaacaaaaacaaaaccaaagcaAGAAAGTAAATGtaataaatcaacaatttttgCAAGCTGAAAAAATAAGGTTATAGTGGGAATTAATGGACGAGCTGCCATTTTTGTTcacagaaaataatataaataaaacttattgatCAACTTGAGGTGGTTTATAAATGtataattcaataattaattgCGTGTATAATATATCCATAAATACTTGgacgatattatatatatatgccatagGAGCTGAGCTGGTTCGATCTAGCTAGGTTAAAGTTATGGCTCGACGCTCTGACAatgaaacaataatatttaccCCTTCTTGAGCGCTCTTTTCAGTGGAAAAGTTAAAGATATACTCGACgatatacatataaaaacaaGAGGAAATCCATGGACACATCATTCTCTCAATTAAACACTGTCGACACCAACCTATTCATGAATGTGACAGAAGAACTAGTACTATATTATTCCAAATACCACACAATATTGTCCAAaactacttttatatatatataatatgactatagataaatatatatatatatatattattagggTTAGTATTGATTTgtataaatctcaaatagacaaattctaataaaaattaagtggAATATCACACCTCAAaaaggtataaaaaaattattttttattagtgtgactcacttttttacaaaaaagtttatatatGACTGCTTCatgtctatttgagacttgtacgtACCTAATACTACTCAATAATTGAAAAACTCTTTAACCAATTACATGATAGTTTGactgtttttctttcttattttttccctcttaatatttttctcatcacACATGTTGCAGGGGATGTCTTTCAATTAATGAAGCGATCTAGCTATAGTAGTAGTACTTAACTTAACCCAagacttccaaaaaaaaaaaaaaaaaaaaccccaatttTGCATTACTTAATTTTCAATCATAGCGAAATTAATGTGCATCAAAAGCAGTACTAACACTACAATGGTACCTAGCTAATAGAAGACGATTATCAGCTAAGTACCTTATACAAacatctcgtttgtttttatagataataaaatgaattaagataaaaattaaaaataaaataaaatattattaaaatatataattttaatattatttttattttgaacttgaaaaagttgaattgtttattatatttagtttgaaaatttaagaaaattataataattaaataagatgaaatgaaataagatgaaattttttataaaagtgaactAGGCCTAAAGCACTTTTGTCCAACCCTTGCTAAGGAACTTACTACCATATAATATCTATGCACTTAAAAGTAGAAGTGGCTATAACTTGTTAATTTGTCATATTATTAATGATTGTGAAGATCTTTATAAGTTGTATCAGTTCAATTTGGCTACAACTGAGATGCATTAACTTAATAATGCTGCTCATCATGTTCAATTAGgtaatgatgatatatatataattaatatggttgctatatatgttaattaatttgtGTAAGTTTAATTTCCTTTCTATTGAAAATGTACGTGGGggtgattttagaaaagaaaattgtagGTTATTATAGGCTTGAGTTGCCAAAATCTAATATACCTTTAGTAGTCTGTTAAAAAAGGgaaagccatatatatatatatatatatagaaattctatttgcaattcTGAAGTGGGGATTGAATGTgcaggcacattattaaatgagagaaaacattattttaagagggataattttgtaatcttaacaaaatttaaaattaaaatagcctaggcctgtacatacagtccccaaatagagactgtacctagcattgctcatatatatatatatatatatatatatatatatatatatatatatgaacgaCGATAACTACAAGTCAACTCAAGACCCTATATGCCTGTTCGGTCGCACCAGTCATTCCATGCATGCAGCATCGCAAACTTGTTATATCCTCAGATCACCGCATCACAAGCATTGATTTCCATTCTCCATACAATCCTTGCAGACTTATCCTGGAGATCATTTTATataccccccctccccccctggccttccttctctctccatttttttcccttttagaTCTTGTCATTTTAAGCACTACTTGATGAAATTCTTCTAGGACTTTCAAGGTGATCTATAGTACTCCACCTTCTGGGTAACtatttgatctctctctctctctctctctctgtgcgcgcgcgcgcgcgcatgcGTGCGCCCTCGAGTGATTTCGGGAGTAATGGATAAACGTCCGCGGAAACAAGCAAAGAGTACCAAGAGCTCCACGTCAGAAGGTTCTGTATTTCTTTCCTTCAAACTTCGTGGTCTGCTACTTCAGTTTTCCGTTTCTATGGATCCGTTTGATTTccaattaagaaaattaagaatGGGTAGactaattaatttctaatatgcatatataagaCCTGCAGAGAgatcatgatctatatatatatatatatatataactcgatacctatatatataagtctacagaaaaaaattcagaattaTATGCGATGcacatatatattacaacacCCCGCTTGTGATAATTTATTGTTAGTGGGTGCAGAAGTGAGCAGTATTGAGTGGGAGTTCATAAAGATGACTGAACAAGAAGAGGATCTCATCTTCCGGATGTACAAACTTGTTGGGGACAGGTATAGAATTTACTTCCGGCCAATAGTACTTCAGTTTGCTTCTTACCATTTTTAGCATTGTTTTTAGTGTTAGATTTAGCTTCAAACTACACGCAAAAAGATGATCACTTACtaaatttattatatcattGTACACATGAATGccgtaaattttttatttaacggGAGAACTCAAGGAAAATTAGGAGAAGCAACCACATATCTAAGGCCAAAGATTCGTGAGAGTATAGAGCATAGAGCCTTTTACACCTAATTCGAATCATCTTCGTCTCCCTAGCTAGCTCGAGGCCGCAATCCATGGCAAGCGCACTTGATCATCATCTGCTTCTTCGGATCTCCATCATGAACTAGCTAGTGGATCAGTACTCGATCGGAAACAAGAAACgcaataggtaggacggcaggCATGCTGTGGACCCGATATATGCTTTAGCTTATGCTCTTGCTATTCTTAATTAGAAGTTAGGTGGCAATGAGGGCAAGCCACGACAGCGTGATTACAAGAAAGAAGCATGATCATAAAATGAAACAGTCAATAAAACGAATAATTGCTCCATAGCTAGCAGTACGCTAGCTCTTCGAGTTTTCGGCAGCATGATTTTGATATTGTGAATCATGTAGAAAGAGGCCAGATTACGTACGGTATAATGATTCACGGGAGAtacgaaaataaaataactgaaaagaaagaaaaactcatGAAATACATGCATGTGCGGTAATACTGCTGCTTGGCAGTGGCTTATTTGATTTTGTCTTTGCCATTTTAGTTACTTCCATTACATTTATGGAGTGGTACGTTCGGTGATAATTAGTATATGTACGTAgggtgtatttggatgttgtactgaattgaattgagttgagatgataaaatattattagaatattattatttattattattattattttaaaattaaaaaaaattaaattatttattatattttgtattgaaatttaaaaaaattataataataagttgagatgattttaaatttcaaacgaAGTCATGtatatgaaaatgttttggatttcgattgtcttttttttttagttaattattaaataagtattttttaattatattgtgaattctttttaaatttttaaaaagattaaaaatatatatatatgaaaaaaaaatccaaatggcTTGTTGGTAACTTTTATCAGGTGAGTGTAGCAGtgtccacatatatatatatatatatatgtgtatgtgtgttggATGGTGCTAGAGCCACCTACAGTACCggtagaataataaaatgagaaatgctaTATCACATTCTACTGTATATTACATTCTTCACACacctcacataatttttttttttttttttttcacccccaGCATGTTAGGTGTGCTGGAAACATGCTAGGCTTCTTCACACAGtagagtgtgaagaagattttctGTAACAAAATAATAGGTATAAATGATCATAGGTACATTTTGTCTAGGTACCTACCATTTTCCACAGGACAATGCTAGGGGATTACCCAGCATGTATCGCTCGAAGTGCTACACGtgcatttaattttatttaaaattttattttatatattttttt from Juglans regia cultivar Chandler chromosome 2, Walnut 2.0, whole genome shotgun sequence carries:
- the LOC108987132 gene encoding transcription factor CPC-like, which codes for MDKRPRKQAKSTKSSTSEEVSSIEWEFIKMTEQEEDLIFRMYKLVGDRWDLIAGRVPGRKPEEIERFWIMRHGEVFAQKRDAAKSYS